A window of Cohnella herbarum contains these coding sequences:
- a CDS encoding sensor histidine kinase, giving the protein MIYRNIRNKLFFVFLGISVIPIFIVTLISYNAYTSLVAKQVSLVSTGTIDNTVERIDNIFQNIDRITLSFQQFSTRPGAFTVSHELNKLINNPNADEYDLFLARSNMLFFFNNLVLGNPYLNGIYIFLPDGKSISYGISTDLVIDYNPLQDDWYVRTLEKSGGLYISDANKKDFIINAKPSITFSRALYDADTRQLLGVLMLDSGLDIFKGIDKGIVPDITNMFLVNGNGTILYDNYKNRIGQQLPEPLNGQIANRSEEMSEETSDGTLTVMKPFPDNDWKIVASISLSKLYEQYGVSQRLLLYIAITCALIFILLSVILSNLITKPIIDLSKTMRKNKFLNLVTAKKYMERTDEIGVLYAEYNKMIQDINRYIKESYQNKLITLDSQMKALEAQINSHFLYNTLESINSIAEIEEVESIAIMTKALGDMFRYSIKTESELVSIDEELAHVNNYLAIQKIRYQDKIDFRFDIQEGLSQLKILKLILQPIIENALYHGLESTKKKGSVTVRAIEREERILFEIADDGVGMSPDQLRELQSLLSEPPEFSELGRRDKRSIGLKNVHSRISLYYGSQYGLTLESEKDIGTKVIINVPILT; this is encoded by the coding sequence ATGATTTATCGCAACATTAGAAACAAGCTTTTTTTCGTCTTCTTGGGCATTTCCGTTATCCCGATCTTTATCGTGACGCTCATCTCATATAATGCTTATACGAGTCTTGTCGCCAAGCAGGTTTCCCTTGTTTCGACCGGAACGATCGACAATACCGTGGAACGGATCGATAACATCTTTCAGAACATAGATCGCATTACGTTGTCTTTCCAGCAATTTTCGACCCGGCCCGGCGCGTTCACGGTTTCGCATGAATTGAACAAATTGATCAACAATCCGAACGCGGACGAATACGATTTGTTTCTCGCCCGATCCAACATGCTTTTCTTTTTCAACAATTTGGTTCTCGGTAATCCCTATTTGAACGGTATCTACATCTTCTTGCCGGATGGCAAGTCGATCAGTTACGGAATCAGCACCGATCTGGTTATCGACTACAACCCGCTGCAGGACGATTGGTACGTTAGAACGCTGGAGAAAAGCGGCGGATTGTACATCAGCGACGCGAACAAGAAGGATTTCATTATCAACGCCAAACCGTCCATTACCTTCTCGCGCGCCTTATACGATGCGGATACCCGTCAGCTTCTCGGCGTATTGATGCTCGATAGCGGATTGGACATCTTCAAAGGGATCGACAAAGGGATCGTACCCGATATCACCAATATGTTTCTCGTCAACGGGAACGGCACCATTCTGTATGATAACTACAAGAACCGTATCGGACAACAATTGCCGGAACCGCTGAACGGTCAGATTGCAAACCGATCCGAAGAAATGTCCGAGGAAACGAGCGACGGAACGCTAACCGTCATGAAGCCGTTTCCCGATAACGATTGGAAGATCGTCGCTTCGATCAGCCTGTCCAAATTGTACGAGCAGTACGGCGTCTCGCAACGGCTGCTGCTCTATATTGCGATCACTTGCGCGCTGATCTTCATCCTTCTTTCCGTTATTTTGTCTAACCTGATCACGAAACCGATCATCGATCTGAGCAAGACGATGCGCAAGAACAAGTTTCTGAATCTCGTGACGGCCAAAAAATATATGGAACGGACGGACGAGATCGGGGTGTTGTACGCGGAATACAACAAAATGATCCAGGACATCAATCGCTACATTAAGGAGAGTTACCAGAACAAGCTCATTACGCTCGATTCCCAGATGAAGGCGCTGGAAGCCCAGATCAACTCCCATTTCTTATACAATACTTTGGAATCCATCAATAGCATCGCCGAGATCGAAGAGGTCGAAAGCATCGCGATCATGACCAAAGCGCTTGGAGACATGTTCCGCTACAGCATCAAGACGGAAAGCGAATTGGTATCGATAGATGAGGAACTCGCGCATGTGAATAACTATTTGGCTATCCAGAAAATCCGCTACCAGGACAAAATAGATTTCCGGTTCGACATTCAAGAGGGCTTGTCGCAGCTGAAAATCTTAAAGCTTATTCTTCAACCGATTATCGAGAATGCGTTGTACCATGGGCTTGAAAGCACGAAGAAAAAGGGATCGGTTACGGTGAGGGCGATCGAACGCGAGGAACGGATCCTCTTCGAAATCGCGGACGACGGAGTCGGCATGTCCCCCGATCAGCTTCGAGAGCTTCAATCGTTGTTGAGCGAGCCGCCCGAATTCAGCGAATTGGGCCGTCGGGATAAGCGCAGCATCGGACTGAAAAACGTGCATTCGAGAATATCCCTGTACTACGGTTCGCAATACGGCCTAACCTTGGAGAGCGAGAAAGACATCGGAACGAAAGTCATCATTAACGTTCCCATCCTGACTTAG